One Engraulis encrasicolus isolate BLACKSEA-1 chromosome 4, IST_EnEncr_1.0, whole genome shotgun sequence genomic window, AACACTGTATAAATAAACTTAACTTACTTACTTAGGAGGTAAACTAATAATGTACATTTTGGTAACTGTACAGGGTATGACAGCTACATGGCATTAGCCTGGTATACCATTCCTTCCGAACTAATTTAATCTGTATAAGGGGTCTGAAACGGCCAATTTTAAATGATTAGCCAGCTGGTAGGTGAAATCTTGCCTGATTACCATGActctcaaatctctttgagacttggtttgaccaagagcataacaactaacattcgtaaacggcatggttgacccacctccgttggtttgctactggtcaaggggagaacaggctgagccaaagttttaaccaaacatttcttagtcccaatagaacgtatcCGCTTAAACAATgacactgccttgaacacgcctctacccaggatggttggaaatgctcatagttgattagttcccgacaaagtgggtggagttcccgctgtggagggaacccgaatGTACGTGAACAGGCAGTTTGCCTGAGTGAGTGTAGCtaagccaaaggtgttgcgtcactgtgaGGGTGGAGCCTGGGTAGGAGAAATCAACACTACTGAAGTTTTAAATGTAACATTTGATTGTGGCATCTGCTCGTTGCTCGTTCTGTACCAGAGCCATATAGaaggagagtcgggcaatctccactgtgtgctagggcccacttcctcattagcaaaattagctgtttagcgtctcagaactgctcagcgttgcgaatgttagttcctagaagtgggcgtagcacacagcaaatgcaatgcaatgtaatgcagggaatatgacaagacttgctgttcgtagtaataacttcagataaacatcacagatggtaaaactgttgtgatttttATTACCGAGACAATTGATAGTTTACATAGGTGTGGTGATTACCCTGCAGTATAGTTTGTTAGTCCTtaattttggctttttatgtggtggttctatgttaagtgtatggaaagacagccgctatAGGCACGACCttgatctcgttgaaaggcggggctgcaatttatttcctggtcctcAATTTGCGCAACTCtccttctacaaaccccaactccggtgaagttgggacgtttggtaaacagtgaataaaatcaaaatgctatcattttcaaaacattcaatctattcattagatggagaatagtgaaaagacaacatattaagtgttaaaaccgagaaaaaatattgttttgggggacatatgtattcatttctaatttgataaatccaacacgtctcaaaagagttggtacggggatcagtgaaatttagtaaacatccaaataagataaaacaacaaagaagaacatttcaaaatgaattgtactgacggacaatataggtgtccaggtataagatcatcacagagaggctgagtcactcagaattaaagatgcaaagggaataattaccatagttattacatatatttttgaattccctttgatttaccacgattgagtgtatataagacatatttttgttattaaaatcattgtataggttcatgacatcatgaaatatatattggttgTAGTCTCACtgtagcactccaggaattagagctattgaaaattgaccaaattaagaatgcttaatgcgtgcaaatgatacaggggtgtaacatttttctaagcacttgagctcacttgaaatagatccagaagacatgggaaactgtcctttgcttacagaagtcagcagaagttgtagaagtccattctttttgacaataatagagcattgcacatcctgtgctacagtgaaaatggaccatccaacttgtgttagtgctagcttcaaaagtcagcctcaatgatgacatgcgggtgcagtagcgcattggttaagatgttctcactcatctgtagagttaaatacagtgctgaatggtataaatgggttttaaacagcaagggaggtcttcgattactgccacatagttaggtcaaattgcattctctactatgttttaacagtttggctccatcataaggaccagcaggtgataaaatggtgggcttttggtcaagacctgtaaGCACTacaaaaaggaaaacattgcaaaacatgacaaggaatacacccaccatttaagctggtgaattcatgtccaagataggaattaacactgttttttatataaaatcatctcatcggttaatgtatttaactgttaagtgttgtcttttgttttgtttttagtcttcctcgacatttgctgccatttattgtccccgtcccaactcttttgagacgtgttggatttatcaaattagaaatgagtacatatgtcccccaaaacaatattttttctcgatttaacacttaatatgttgtctttgcactattctccatctaatgaatagattgaatgttttgaaaatgatagcattttgattttattcactgtttaccaaacgtcccaacttcatcggagttggggtttgtatatggctctgttctgtactgtacagctccaggcctttttattagaataccatgaaaaagttgatttatttccataattccatcaataatgctaaactgtcatggattgtagattcatggcccagttttttaactattccaatcattattttttttttatatatacgtTGGCcctccagctcaaaaaacccatgaattggggaattcgcattattagaatattgttataaaatcaaatttttcttcatcaaaattcgggtcacattaaatcagttgaaatttggtacttcctacataacatgcaatggtcaatacttggttaggacattctctgtcttcataatggccatgatgcgtttaacattgaagtcaatggcaaaacagtgcatgggagttatggaagcccagatatccttgatgctttgctgtcagctgttcttgtttgttgacctggtgccccacacttcacacttcaatataccctgtagatttccatgccacgttttggtgttaactcaccagtttaattctaactcaacagaaataaaaccccattcattgtcaatggggtttaatttctggctatttagaattaaactggtgagttagcgccaaaacgtggcatggaaatctacagggtatattgaagagtgaagtgtgggacaccaggtcagctatacaaaaacagctgacggcaaagcatcaaggatatctggccttccattactcccatgcactgtttctgccattgacttcaatgttaaacgcatcatggccgttattattaataatattaagacagagagagtcctaaccaagtattgaacattgcatgttgtgtagaaagtaccaaagttcaactgatttgatgtgcactgatgtgaaacaaattttgatgaagataattgtgattttattacaatattctaatgatgcgaattccccaattcatggtttttttgagctggaagaccaaaatgtgtaaacataaacaatttaatgattggaataattaaaaaactgggccatgaatctacaatccatgacagtttagcattattaatggaattatggaaataaatcaactttttcatggtattctaataaaaaggcctggagctgtatttcaACAGTCTGGCACAACACCATTGATGAAACTGCATACAAAGTGATATATACCGGtttcttatttgtttgttttactgcACACAGTAGGCCACCATGTTGTTACCATGCCTTCTCAAAGATTCACAAAGATTCAAACAGATAAAAACAGATGTGCTTTGATGGAAGGACATATTTTGTACTCTTTTGGAATTTCCCCTGTGGTGTGGCCCTAGACCACCCCTGGTCAAACTCAAGTTCTctgaaaattaaaattaaaatctgGAATGGTGTTGCGGGCCGAACTAAAGTTGTTTATGCACACACTTAATACTTTAAGTCACGAGACCCAATCATACTCCAGTGACACAcccaatttcatgttcaagtcatgttattgGCTAGTAATGGTATATATGAGCGATCTGTAATACACATTAAAAATGATCTTTCGGGCCAAATAAAATTACCCAATGTTAAACATCTCTGTGCTAGACCAACACCCCATATTCAACACCCCAACACCTGCAAATTCAGCATTAAACGCCAATTTGACTTGGTTGGTGCTATGAAGACAGTATTTTTTGGTTTGCTTCCATGGGAACCAGAAGCTTGTTGCCTACCGTACTAGAGCTAAATAGACACAAACGGCCATgacccctgtggtgttctgtttGGCATGTGATGAATTTGTCATAGATTCCAGAATTCTGAACTTCTGAAGCCGCAGCAATGACAGTTTCTGACAGTCACTTCTGACAGAAAATGTACAGGGCAGTTCACATTGCATTCTAGTGGACCACGAGTGTAATGCAGTGGTCATAAACACATACCACCCAAGCGTGGTTTGGTGACCACTGCATGAAACACTTAAACAGGTCTGGGCTTGAAATGTATAACGGCTATCCTTTTATGATCTTCTGCTTTAGTTTTGGTGGCAATTGTCCTCCCTGTCAAATGGCTATTGTGGTAACCAGACCTTCCTGTTTAACATTTTAAGTTTCCTTCCTCTGCATAGTCCTCTGATATGATACAATATTGACAGACTGCATATACCTTTTATTTTTCCAACGgttcattaaaatgtgtgtgAGGATAGAACCCTTCACTGGGGATTTATTTAGACCAACTTGTGAAGGATTCCCATCCCTCTCTATTCTTTATATGTGTAGATTGGCCTGCGAAAAATATCCTATAGTTCAATCATACCATCTCGTCGAATTTTGAAGGACTATTATATCATGTACTATACTGACCTATACTCCTGTATATAACCCATTTCTTTGATAGAATTGGTCAATAACCGTTGAGTTATATCACCACACACTGCTTTGCAGATGGTTTCCCTGAAGACGGAGCGTAGAGTCCAGTCACTCGGGGAAGGGGAAATTCCCACAATTGTTGAAGGTCTTGCATGTTTACAGGACACAGAAATTACCATGGGGCTAAATATAACTATTCTCTTATGAAGGTCATACTACTGGGTTGACCCTCTCCCCAGTGACCACAGGAAAGAGGCATATTTAAAGATCCAAAAATACATTCTGATCTCACTGTGATTTTGTCTCCCCTGGAGCCTCcccacaaaataaacaaataaataaaaataacattgaCTGCCAAGCAGAGGTCTCCAGTAGATGTCTACCTCCAGGTTTGAGTAAGTTACTGTAGAGTTAATACAAGAGCCATTTCAGGTGAACAATATTTGGATtgcgtgtaggcctatagtgGATGACAGCTAGCAGAACGTCAGTAAATCTCATACCTCAACCTCATACTGATACAGTAGGATCCAATATGCCGCACTGAGCCAACGGCACAGCTTTCAGATCACTTGGTGCCACGGCTGCCTCCCATAGGAGAAGTAGCGACTTCGGACTTTGGGAGGCAGCCGTGGCACCAAGTGCGACAGTCTGGACTTTGCCGGATGGTCTAGGCCTAGGGCAGGTGTCACCAAcatggtgcccgcgggcgccaggtagccctccaggagcttccgaGGTGCCCTCCAAGGATATTAGTAAATAGTGACGACaataagattttagtcacagttagtgtttttcttcatttaaatatgatattatttctttataacctataagcaaatcatcattcaatcatagtgtgatttgggaatgatgtcaagatatcagtggaggattttgaacaaaagtagccctcgggtagcccttggtagccctcagacccagaaaggttggggacccctggcctagggTTATGGAAGTGCTGTAAGTGTTTGGATGTGTCTCCATGAGGTCCATGAAAATGCAGCATGACAATTTTAAAGCGCCTTGTGAAGATAATTTATTTGAACTTAACAAGGGTGAAGTGCTAGCCTGGGGAGGCAAAACCAAtttggggcgtctagatttataggctagTGAAGTGCTCCTTCATCTGCACATTTGATATCTTAAAAAAccatgacataaaaaatgctattaacccctttgcgcagagcctgttataaccttactgtccccaaaattgtaatggccatctcttaatctgttacctaaggctcCCTGTACTGTCATACCAatgttattatgtagttgagtattttcagcaaatagtgaataggcccgccggcgaccccatctgcagtaagaggctacattatAAGGGGATAACCATATCCatatataaatacatttaaaatagacATGACGGGACATTGTTGGAGAGGCTTTATTAGTGGAAGTGCAAATATTAAGAGACATGATTTAAAATTGATGACATGAAAACTGATCAATATTCTGCTGATACTCATGACAATTTTGTTATCAACAAACATAAAGACAGATTCCTTGatagaaatacattttcacagtcgTATCTAATGTTCAAGTTAGACTTCTTGATGTTCATGTTCAGACATTCTGCTAAAATGGAAAGGAAAtgccaaaaagtaaaaaaaaaaaaaagaaaaaaaaaagataaagctGCAGTACCGTTTTTTGGGGGAATACTGAGGCTTGGATTGTAATGTAGTGGACAGTGACCAAATTGGTAACATAGTTATAACAGAAGAAAAACAAGAGTCAAGCAAATGCTGTAGCAGTTTAGCAAGATTAGAGTACAAgggtccccccctcccccaagaaagcctacacacacacacacacacacacacacacacacacacacacacacacacacacacacacacacacacacacacacacacacacacacacacacacacacacacacacacacacacacctaaatcatCAGTACTGCATCGTACCTCCAAGAACTCCCCTATCCATTACAAGAAAGTTAATAGGCTTTGGGTCAAGATTAGACCAgtgggtaaaaaaaaatccagtgaTAAAACAAATTTGTACTCATAAATTAACATGAATTCAAAGCAGGACTACAGTAGGATCGTCTTAGTGAACGACGTGAGCTTTTGCAGTCAACAAATCGACTGTACCCTTGCTTCCACATTATTGACCTGTAGCTGGGAAGAAAATGTGTAAGTGTAGTTAATCAGATACACAAAGCCAAACAAGGACTTGTCTTGAAAATGGACTGGCCTTTGATCTTTAAACTGTTCTATTAAAAGTATCCTGTGACACCAGACAAAAACAAGGTTAATCGCTGCTTAATATGCGCTCAATCTCTTCCAGTCTTTTCAACGCAGCCGccctttttttttcaatgtcttTAATCTCTTTTGTGGATTTGTTCCTAGTCCGCTTGTCGGGCTGGCTCCGCACCAGCTCCTCTGATTGGCTGCCCCTCTGGCCGTCGTCGGACCTTTCTACAGGGGAGGAGGATTTCTGCACATTCTTGctgctcccctcccccccctgctGCTCAGAACCCTCCTGGCCCTCAAGCTGCTTTTCTTCCCGCGCGCTCTGGGCGCCCAGCGTCCCTGAGGAACTAGCGCCCTCTGTTGTCGCCGGTGGCGAAATAATTTTTCCCGAGGCAGCTATGGCTGCCATCTTACTGCGCACAATATTCAGGTGCCTGCGGACGTACTCCTCGTGAGGTGCCATGGCCAGAGTCTCCTCCAGGCACTGCTCTGCCTTAAACAGGTCCCGCTCCTCAAAGTAGACCACGCAGAGGTTGTGCTTGCCCTGCACATTTTTGGGGTCCATGCTCAAGATGCGCTGGAAGCAGGCCTTGGCTCCCTGCGTGTCTTTCTTGTGGTTCATGAGAATGTCCCCCTTCAAAATGAGACCTTTGATGTGCTCTGGGTAGTACTGCAACAGCTCTTCCAGCACGGGAAGGGCATCGAGTTCCCGCTGTGTCTGGGAGTAGAGCAGGGCCAGGTTAAACAGAGCGCTTCTGAAGTTGGCTTGCAGGCGTATGGCTTTGTGCATCCAGCGCTCCGCCGCTTCATTCTCGTTGGCGTCCATGGCCAGCATGCCCAGGTTGAAGTAGCCGTTGGCGTCACTGGGCTCTTCCTCTATGTACGTGAGGAAACGGCGGTTGGCCTCTGGGCGTAGTCTTGCATCACCTGTTGGTCAGATGTCATAAAGAAAAGATAAAAGAAGGagcctaatgccgtgtacagaccaagagcgaacggagcgaacgaagcgacggaagtcattatttctctatggagggcacgcgacctgcgctaccaaagagaattcgccaggagcgaagcttcttgcgctaccagagcgaattttgaagattaaactaaatctaatcgcaggcgaattcgctctgacgctgttcggcggcaaccaatcggaacgttcatatctccgaatgtcccaggctgtcaagccagagccgttatgtgattagctgcatcaaacatgtcaatgctgcgtctcgagcgaatacagcgtattcgaaacttcttctgctacccacgctaccaggcagcgtagttcgctcttggtctggacacggcataacacAATATAGATATTTTTACACAAACATATGATTTGATAGAACCATGACCCCattcacttaacccattgatgcctaaagcacctgcaaaaaaacgcctgctgtatgcctaagcccttgttgggaaagttgccctcagcctataaaaacctgaaTATCTTCGCCTCTTATGCACAtacaaaacatgaaacatgattgcatttgaaccctaagaccctcatcttactTTCGAATGTATTCATTCAACtgcaacatacccacattttcatttaaaacactaaaatctcaagagccttaatgcagcgtatatgtgtctcaaGGCACCAATGGTTAAACAACatgtacgagtcatcaggctaaaatgggttaaagggacactgtgcaggaaatggtcaaaaaaggtactgcaactatgctgctcattgaaactgggctgcctattgccaaatttgatctttacatgaaagtttactgagtaataaacaaatattttctagtatggttcaagtacagtaatttttgcagctaaaaatggctatttttggaaattcaaaatggcggaccatggagaagatctcccttttcatgtatgaaaagtgcaatttttccagtcataatgaatacttagaatttgatgctggtggtaagtattcatgaaaaagataacattagtgaatgggcagcatgaattctggaaataaacaactaaaaatctcacacagtttccctttaagAGCCAAACCTTACCAGACTCCTGCATGAGTAGAGCTGAATTGAAGAGAGCCAGCTTGTGCTTGGGGTTGAGCTGAAGAGCCTGGTTGAAGCTCCTGAGGGCCTCCGAGTGCTGCTTCATCTCGATGTGGACGATGGCCAAGTTGTACCAGAGGTCTGCGTTGCCGTGGTCCAACTCCAGGGCCCGAAGATAGGCATCCTTTGCCTCTTCAGGTTTGTTCATCTTCAATAAAAGCTCACCcctgaaaatgtgaaaaaaaacgcaCATTCAATAaccttatactgtatgttttataCTAGTATGCAAGAGCAATGTTAATAGCGTTTTGTGCTCTTTGAAAATCTTTTGGTCATATGAATGATCTGACTTCACCAAgtaaacacacatgaacaaatgGGGAAATCCATGCGCACATCAAATGAGGAGACGCTGGAGACCTAAAATAAAATTTCATGAAAAGGCAAGAAGGCGTCACATATCATCAGATTAAAACACCTTGTTGTCAAATACTCAGAGTGTGTGGACAAATACTCAGTGTATGTAACAAACAAGgcagttgcatttttttttaaaaacgtacCTGCTTATATAAGCTTGCTTGAAATCTGGTCTCATACTAATGGCTTGCCGATAGAGCTGGTCAGCCTCCTCCAGCCGTGATTCGTTTGTCCGAATTAAGTTAGCAAGGTTTATATAGACATTCAGGTGGTTGGGTGCAACGCGGGTAGCATATTTCTTCCCTGGAATGATCTAAAAAGAAAATTTCCACAGTAATTTGTCAAAACAATTTGGCAAAAATGGTGTGCGGAAATAGGAAAATAATTAATATTCCTTAGAACACATCAAAATGGGAAATTCCACCCTGCCATGGGGAAACTTGCAATGTGCCAACTCACATGTTTAAGTAAGGTTAACATACTTTTTATGAGGTTGGTTAAGTTTTATAGGCATTCCTATGTCCAATAAAGCAGATATAatcattacatttcaatgtgaacATTTTTCACCTTTGATGCATGCAAATGAagaccttaaagtgatactgtcccatttttggaaatcagcttattttacatctccccttgagttaaatagggttttaccgttctcctgtactttcaaccgtccTCTGGATATGGctttgcaaattttacctccaagctagccaccacctggcggctaactggtctcataggactcaatgttaactgctaggttggaggtgaaatttgcactgccatacccagagaacggttgaaagtataggagaatggtaaaacctttttatttaactgaaggggaggtgtaaaataagcttatttcaaaaaatgggacagtatcactttaagactccTGGACTCGCTTCTGTTTCTAAAATTGTTTTGAGAAGGACtattctcccctctcatcccacTAGGCCTATCGGTAACCATCGACTAGTCAACCACAAGATAATCCTTTTACTCTGGATAAGGGTAACCATGGTATTTTgcactgtataataataatagcacTGTTCAAACCATCCATACCTGTGGCATCAGAGATTTGGCAACCATGTATGAGTCTTCAGCTTCCTTGGAGAGGTTTAGGTTTTTGTAAGTTCTCCCCACATTCATGTGGGCACCGATGTCATCTACacatgaataataaaaaaaaaaacatcacatgaAACTCAATGCTAAAGCATAGTAAAAAACAATGGCATTAAGAAATGTGACAATACACATACTTAATATCATGCCTATCTATAGCTTGCATAAAAGCTTTCAAAAGGTTCTGGTGCATGCCATTGAGGTGACATTTTCAGGAGTGTTGTGTGTTGATACATATCGATGCTTTACACTATTGATAGTCTGTCTTACCTGGCTGTACTCGAGTAGCCTGAAGGAAGTATCTTAGAGCTTTTTCATATCTGTTCTGATTTTCCAAAGCATGTCCCACATTGTTCCAAAGCTTGGCATTGTTCTTGTTCacctacagaaaaaaataatgatatatCATCTCCACTGATAAAATACTAGTAAAACACAGGATTGTTGTGTTTGGTAGGGGTGGCCTGGTACACAAAGCCACATTTCGGGACATGCATTGGTTCACAGTCAACACCCTATGGTTTGTCACATTTTCAGTACAGTGGGTGTTGATGTTCAAAACATGATGTTCAAAAGCTCTTtttaaggaccagttcagtcaatttcaacatgcagttgtaatgctcacactaccctggacttgtcagtacctgagtttttcttcttcttcagccttttccgagatcttggtcattgtaatgcgggcagcgctttgtttacatttcaaaaaacatttttatttattcccaaaaacatccaaaaggttagacaacatcagcagacaactagcaaacagcggtaccttttgggaaaatatttggagtaggcctatgttaatttttagaaaaatgtaaacaaatgctgcccccattagaatagctcatatcttggaaagggctgagccgaaaaatgtggcatcaccatgtactgacaagtcaagggtagcgtgagcaatacaactgcatattgCAATTGACTGGACTGGtcaacttaaacacttagtggtttcttttgccttaagacatgtaaaagtttttatcttttacctgacatgtttcgacggtgttacttccgtcttcatcagagggtcactgtgatgttgatgagtgacgtgctttaaaaacagctgatgttgttgtggaggtgtgacctccctgtcaataatgacaggttggtcacacctcctgctgttagagttgtcctcttaggatggtggtccaggtgtgtgagagcatgtatgccccctcatccctgttcatggtacttgggctacgctttctgatctccatagactccttaatccagcggtggtatctgttgttctcttgctgtatgacttttgccttgtcccagtccatgatatgattttccctcctacagtggtcagttatggctgatttgaggttctcctgtgtggctcgctcctttattgctcttgtatgtctttgttctgtttccttTTCACGTTTGCCACGTTATGGCGGAGGTATGTGGACGACAttttagagaaaataaaaatTGGACGAACGCAACAACTAACTGATCACCTCAACTCCATAGACCAAACTGGCAACATACAATTCAcacatgaggaggagaaggacaaatCAATAGCATTCCTGGACATTAAAATTCAccacacagacgagggagacatcAGAATAACCATCTACAGAAAACCAACACACACGGACCAATATTTACTCTGGACGTCCGAACACCCCATTGCGCACAAACTATCCGTTGTCAGAACCCTCTACGAACGCGCATCCATCATTACCGATCCCGACGAACgcgcagctgaagaaaaacacatcCGACAGGCACTTGcagcttgccaatacccaccatgGGCCATTCAAAAAGGCGCCCTACAGGTAAAAACGAAGGAGGAAACAcaagggaagaaaaagaaaaagcagtCCACACAAAAACCGGAAAACAAAGGAATGGTGATCCTGCCCTACATCAAAGGGATCACCGAACGCATACAGCGAGCCATGAAGAAACACAAAGATACAAACGCCAGTAAAGCCACACACCAAACTACGACAGCTGCTAGTACACCCCAAGGACAAAATAGACCAACataacaaatgcaatgtcatatatgagattccgtgccggtcatgcaacaagtcatatattggggagacagggaggacattcaacacaagaaaaaatgagcataaaaaagaatgtgaaaaggaaacagaacaaagacatacaagagcaataaaggagcgagccacacaggagaacctcaaatcagccataactgaccactgtaggagggaaaatcatatcatggactgggacaaggcaaaagtcatacagcaagagaacaacagataccaccgctggattaaggagtctatggagatcagaaagcgtagcccaagtaccatgaacagggatgagggggcatacatgctctcacacacctggaccaccatcctaagaggacaactctaacagcaggaggtgtgaccaacctgtcattattgacagggaggtcacacctccacaacaacatcagctgtttttaaagcacgtcactcatcaacatcacagtgaccctctgatgaagacggaagtaacaccgtcgaaacatgtcaggtaaaagataaaaacttttacatgtcttaaggcaaaagaaaccactaagtgtttaagttaaacagttagacataatgaacttaattcatATGACTGGACTGGTCCTTTAATTGTTCAAATATCTACCGGATGAATTAGCTACAGCTTCCTGTGGTGAAACAACAAGTGACTACACCATTTAGAGTTTGGAGAAGCAAATGTTCAAGATCAACCCTTATATTTCATACAGAGTACGCTATGAACATGCACATGATCCATGTACAGTGACAGTCCAATACAGATACATACTTTGCCACCCCTAAGTTTAGTTCTAGTATTGTAGAAGGTGAATACTCTTCATGGCAGAAATGTGTTCAGCATTTTCCACACACGGTTAAGTGTAAAAGAAAAGTTTGGTATGTATATTTTATCCATGTCATACCTTCAATGCAGATGTAAATAACGTGT contains:
- the tmtc3 gene encoding protein O-mannosyl-transferase TMTC3, producing the protein MSASSWKEISLLTGLVMVCYWNSWFCGFVFDDVSAILDNKDLRPSTPLQNLFRNDFWGTPMSEERSHKSYRPLTVLTFRLNYVFSELNAAYYHLLNVVLHAVVCVLFRRVCSLFLDRTSSLGAALMFAVHPIHTEAVTGVVGRAELLSSIFLLAAFLAYTKSNSTDNSIVWFPIVVTIVLVAAATLCKEQGITVVGICCVYEVFVAQGYTLPALMDTALQILRGKQMLPYGMLQTLLKLIVLVISTLLLVIVRVQVIQSQLPVFTRFDNPAAVSPTPARQLTFNYLLPVNAWLLLNPSELCCDWTMGTIPLVETPLDVRNLATVVFYSLLAMLVYQCLRHSHSSTKTVIMALSMIVLPFIPASNLFFPVGFVVAERVLYVPSMGFCILVAHGFKTVSSQRGFKKISWFLMGLLLLTHAMKTFNRNWDWESEYTLFTSALKVNKNNAKLWNNVGHALENQNRYEKALRYFLQATRVQPDDIGAHMNVGRTYKNLNLSKEAEDSYMVAKSLMPQIIPGKKYATRVAPNHLNVYINLANLIRTNESRLEEADQLYRQAISMRPDFKQAYISRGELLLKMNKPEEAKDAYLRALELDHGNADLWYNLAIVHIEMKQHSEALRSFNQALQLNPKHKLALFNSALLMQESGDARLRPEANRRFLTYIEEEPSDANGYFNLGMLAMDANENEAAERWMHKAIRLQANFRSALFNLALLYSQTQRELDALPVLEELLQYYPEHIKGLILKGDILMNHKKDTQGAKACFQRILSMDPKNVQGKHNLCVVYFEERDLFKAEQCLEETLAMAPHEEYVRRHLNIVRSKMAAIAASGKIISPPATTEGASSSGTLGAQSAREEKQLEGQEGSEQQGGEGSSKNVQKSSSPVERSDDGQRGSQSEELVRSQPDKRTRNKSTKEIKDIEKKRAAALKRLEEIERILSSD